In Halorubrum sp. PV6, a single window of DNA contains:
- a CDS encoding alanine--glyoxylate aminotransferase family protein, with translation MPDTAAVTERDSDAPDVGELTPPDRTLMGPGPSDVHPRVLNAMSTPLVGHLDPSFVEIMNEVQELLRYTFRTDNQWTIPVSGTGSASMEAAVGNLVEPGETMLVPTNGYFGGRMQSMAERAGGEVVTVDAPWGEPLDPVDVQQAFDEHQPDVFGFVHAETSTGVLQPNVSELTDIAHDHDAYVIADCVTSLGGVEMRVDEWGVDAAYSGPQKCLSCPPGASPLTLNDRAMDKVLDRDEQPRSWYLDLSLLEGYWGDDRSYHHTAPITNVYALREALRLVAEEGIEERWARHRAVAGELKSGLQEMGLEMNAPDEYWLPSLNAVRVPDGVDDGAVIQHLLDEYDLEIASGLGDLAGDIWRIGCMGHSARRKNVEYVLAAVEDALAEQRF, from the coding sequence ATGCCGGACACAGCCGCGGTGACCGAACGAGACAGCGACGCACCGGACGTAGGCGAGTTGACGCCACCCGACCGGACACTGATGGGGCCGGGGCCGAGCGACGTTCACCCGCGCGTGCTCAACGCGATGAGCACGCCCCTCGTCGGCCACCTCGACCCCTCGTTCGTCGAGATCATGAACGAAGTCCAGGAGCTGTTGCGGTACACGTTCCGGACGGACAACCAGTGGACCATCCCCGTGTCCGGAACCGGCTCCGCGTCGATGGAGGCGGCCGTCGGCAACCTCGTCGAGCCCGGCGAGACGATGCTGGTCCCCACGAACGGCTACTTCGGCGGGCGCATGCAGTCGATGGCGGAACGCGCCGGCGGCGAGGTCGTCACCGTCGACGCGCCGTGGGGCGAGCCTCTCGATCCGGTCGACGTCCAGCAGGCGTTCGACGAACACCAGCCGGACGTGTTCGGCTTCGTCCACGCGGAGACCTCGACGGGGGTCCTCCAGCCGAACGTCTCTGAGCTGACCGACATCGCGCACGACCACGACGCGTACGTGATCGCCGACTGTGTCACCTCGCTCGGCGGCGTCGAGATGCGGGTCGACGAGTGGGGCGTCGACGCGGCCTACTCCGGGCCACAGAAGTGTCTCTCCTGTCCGCCCGGCGCGAGCCCCCTCACGCTCAACGACCGCGCGATGGACAAGGTGCTCGACCGAGACGAGCAGCCCCGGTCGTGGTACCTCGACCTCTCGCTGCTTGAGGGGTACTGGGGCGACGACCGCTCGTACCACCACACCGCGCCGATCACGAACGTGTACGCGCTCCGCGAGGCGCTCCGGCTCGTGGCCGAAGAGGGGATCGAGGAGCGCTGGGCGCGTCACCGCGCGGTCGCCGGCGAGTTGAAGTCCGGGCTTCAGGAGATGGGCCTCGAGATGAACGCGCCGGACGAGTACTGGCTGCCGAGCCTGAACGCGGTTCGCGTGCCCGACGGCGTCGACGACGGCGCCGTCATCCAGCACCTGCTCGACGAGTACGACCTCGAAATCGCCTCCGGGCTCGGCGATCTGGCGGGCGACATCTGGCGGATCGGCTGTATGGGCCACTCCGCCCGCCGGAAGAACGTCGAGTACGTGCTGGCGGCCGTAGAAGACGCCTTAGCCGAACAGAGGTTCTGA
- a CDS encoding MFS transporter translates to MSNAAAPTGVRRSQFWALYLTRFAEGFGFITLITLLGTYINTLDPQATTVLGVTISAGFIIGMYTTGFTLAQTVAVVPLAWAGDRFDKRTVLLVVLGVGAGVYALFPLVDSSASFVLVRALQGFVVTGAGLMTLSLVGQIATGGTRADKIGKANAASFAASILGSLSAGGIYDAVGFGPIFAIISALMVAAWSVTWLVLDDDDTRVEGFPFSDLAVSRRILTITTFRAQYAFAVTMVRTWVPIYVSTELAAGGLGVTGVAIGVTVTAEKATNMVGQLFTGRLSDAYGRSLFVFAGGGAYGLIAVAIPFATAIGTALGAGVTIPILGDLPPAYLPLVAFSGLLGVADSFREPASMALFADEGTDDGGVASSFGIRELVWRPGSVAGPLIAGWLMVEVSMAAVFYVGGAFAITGVLAFLAVLARDHGRGALTTW, encoded by the coding sequence GTGAGCAACGCGGCGGCTCCAACCGGAGTGCGGCGATCGCAGTTCTGGGCGCTCTATCTCACCCGCTTCGCCGAGGGGTTCGGGTTCATCACGCTCATCACGCTTTTGGGCACCTACATCAACACCTTAGACCCGCAGGCGACGACCGTCCTCGGCGTCACCATCTCCGCCGGATTCATCATCGGGATGTACACGACGGGGTTTACGCTCGCACAGACGGTCGCCGTGGTCCCGCTCGCGTGGGCCGGCGACCGCTTCGACAAGCGGACCGTTCTCTTGGTCGTCCTCGGGGTCGGCGCGGGCGTCTACGCGCTGTTCCCGCTCGTCGACTCCTCGGCCTCGTTCGTCCTCGTTCGCGCGCTACAGGGGTTCGTCGTCACCGGGGCGGGCCTGATGACGCTCTCGCTCGTCGGACAGATCGCGACCGGCGGAACGCGCGCAGACAAGATCGGGAAGGCCAACGCCGCGTCCTTCGCCGCCTCGATCCTCGGTTCGCTGTCTGCCGGGGGGATCTACGACGCGGTCGGCTTCGGTCCCATCTTCGCGATCATCTCGGCGCTGATGGTCGCCGCGTGGAGCGTCACGTGGCTCGTCTTAGACGACGACGACACGCGCGTCGAGGGGTTCCCCTTCTCTGATCTCGCCGTGAGCCGACGGATTCTCACGATAACGACCTTCCGCGCGCAGTACGCCTTCGCCGTGACGATGGTACGAACCTGGGTGCCGATATACGTCAGCACGGAACTGGCCGCCGGCGGCCTCGGCGTCACCGGCGTCGCCATCGGCGTCACCGTCACGGCCGAGAAGGCGACCAACATGGTCGGGCAACTGTTCACCGGCCGGCTCTCGGACGCCTACGGGCGCTCGCTCTTCGTCTTCGCCGGCGGCGGCGCCTACGGCCTGATCGCGGTGGCGATCCCGTTCGCGACCGCCATCGGCACCGCGCTCGGCGCGGGCGTGACGATCCCGATCCTCGGTGATTTGCCGCCGGCGTACCTCCCGCTCGTCGCCTTCTCCGGACTGCTCGGCGTCGCCGACTCCTTCCGCGAGCCGGCGAGTATGGCGCTGTTCGCCGACGAGGGCACCGACGACGGCGGCGTCGCGTCCAGTTTCGGCATCCGCGAACTCGTCTGGCGACCCGGCTCGGTGGCCGGCCCGCTGATCGCCGGCTGGCTGATGGTCGAAGTGAGCATGGCCGCGGTGTTTTACGTGGGCGGCGCGTTCGCGATCACCGGCGTCCTCGCGTTCCTCGCGGTGCTCGCGCGCGACCACGGGCGGGGAGCGCTGACGACGTGGTAG
- a CDS encoding PLP-dependent cysteine synthase family protein produces the protein MTSHQEPLSSVLETIGETPLVRVHDSPDAVPVYAKLESFNPGASVKDRIGKYMLERMLERGDVGAGGTVVEPTAGNTGIGIAVAAEQLGLNAVFVVPERFSVEKQQLMRALGAEVVNTPSEDGMGFAIDRAHEIADELDDAVVPQQFSNPLNAEAHYETTAPEIDEALDGEVGAVVAGCGTGGTLMGMARYFRERDPDTHVVAVEPAGSAYREFLGEEVEHAEYKTEGIGTHDIDRNDLFDPELVDDILAVPDREVHEEMGRLAAEEGQLVASSAAANAIAAKRVARDIRDGAIDAPHDTVATIFCDSSERYLSKGVYRSFEEWEG, from the coding sequence ATGACGAGCCACCAGGAGCCCCTGTCGTCGGTCCTGGAGACGATAGGGGAGACGCCGCTCGTCCGGGTCCACGACTCACCGGACGCGGTGCCGGTGTACGCGAAGCTTGAGTCGTTCAATCCCGGTGCGAGCGTCAAAGACCGCATCGGGAAGTACATGCTCGAACGCATGCTCGAACGCGGCGACGTGGGGGCGGGCGGGACCGTCGTCGAGCCGACCGCCGGCAACACCGGGATCGGGATCGCCGTCGCCGCCGAGCAGTTGGGGCTGAACGCGGTCTTCGTCGTCCCGGAGCGGTTCTCGGTGGAGAAACAGCAACTGATGCGCGCGCTCGGCGCGGAGGTGGTCAACACCCCGAGCGAAGACGGGATGGGATTCGCCATCGACCGGGCCCACGAGATCGCCGACGAACTGGACGACGCCGTCGTTCCACAGCAGTTCTCGAACCCGCTCAACGCCGAGGCCCACTACGAGACGACCGCCCCGGAGATCGACGAGGCGCTGGACGGTGAGGTCGGCGCGGTCGTCGCCGGCTGCGGCACCGGCGGGACGCTGATGGGGATGGCCCGGTACTTCCGCGAGCGCGATCCCGACACCCACGTCGTCGCGGTCGAACCCGCCGGCTCCGCCTACCGGGAGTTCCTCGGCGAGGAGGTCGAACACGCGGAGTACAAGACGGAGGGGATCGGCACCCACGACATCGACCGCAACGACCTCTTCGACCCGGAGCTAGTCGACGACATCCTCGCCGTCCCCGACCGCGAGGTCCACGAGGAGATGGGCCGGCTGGCGGCCGAGGAGGGACAGCTCGTCGCCTCCTCCGCGGCCGCGAACGCGATCGCGGCGAAGCGGGTCGCCCGCGACATTCGCGACGGCGCGATCGACGCGCCCCACGACACGGTGGCCACGATATTCTGCGACTCCTCCGAGCGCTACCTCTCGAAGGGCGTCTACCGCTCGTTCGAGGAGTGGGAGGGGTAA
- the thrS gene encoding threonine--tRNA ligase: MALVRFRRGMSETDGQADVTVVLPDGSELAVPAGATVEDVAFEIGPGLGRDTVAGKIDGELVEKHASVHDGARIEIVTDQSDEYLTVLRHSAAHVFAQALQRLHPGATLTIGPPTDEGFYYDVTDVDLDEDDLDAIEDEMDAIIEADYDIEREVRSREDAKAIYADNEYKQQILSEEADDEEVTFYVQDGWQDLCQGPHVESTGEIGAATLLEVSAAYWRGDEENDTLTRVYGTAFASESDLEEHLELREEALERDHRKIGQEMNLFSIPTVTGPGLPLYHPPGKTVLRELSNFANELNRAQGYEEVETPHVFRTELWKQSGHYENYKDDMFLLDVNDEEYGLKPMNCPGHATIFDQQSWSYRDLPQRYFENGKVYRKEQRGELSGLSRVWSFTIDDGHLFVRPDQIRQEIEAVIEMIFEVVETLDLDVEVALATRPDKSVGGDEIWESAEEQLRDVLESGGYDYDVEPGDGAFYGPKIDFGFEDALGRVWDGPTVQLDFNMPERFDLTYTGEDNEDHQPVMIHRALYGSYERFFMVLIEHFDGDFPLWLAPEQVRILPVSDETLGYAHRVKNELESAGFRVEVEDRDWTVGRKIRAGHDDRLPYMVVVGEDEQEAGTVSVRDRFENQRGDVDLDAFRDHLVDERDEKRTTPDFIDAE; the protein is encoded by the coding sequence ATGGCCCTCGTCCGGTTCCGGAGAGGTATGAGCGAGACCGACGGGCAGGCGGACGTGACGGTCGTCCTTCCGGACGGATCAGAGCTGGCCGTTCCGGCGGGCGCGACGGTCGAGGACGTTGCCTTCGAGATCGGCCCCGGACTCGGTCGCGACACGGTCGCGGGGAAGATAGACGGCGAACTCGTGGAGAAACACGCGTCGGTCCACGACGGCGCGCGGATCGAGATCGTCACCGACCAGTCCGACGAGTACCTCACCGTGTTGCGCCACTCGGCCGCCCACGTGTTCGCGCAGGCTCTCCAGCGGCTCCACCCCGGCGCGACGCTGACCATCGGCCCGCCGACCGACGAGGGGTTCTACTACGACGTGACCGACGTCGACCTCGACGAGGACGACCTCGACGCGATCGAAGACGAGATGGACGCGATCATCGAGGCAGACTACGACATCGAGCGCGAGGTCCGGTCCCGCGAGGACGCGAAGGCGATCTACGCCGACAACGAGTACAAACAGCAGATCCTCAGCGAGGAGGCCGACGACGAGGAGGTCACCTTCTACGTCCAGGACGGCTGGCAGGACCTCTGTCAGGGGCCTCACGTCGAATCGACCGGCGAGATCGGCGCGGCGACCCTCTTGGAGGTCTCCGCGGCCTACTGGCGCGGCGACGAGGAGAACGACACGCTCACGCGAGTGTACGGGACGGCGTTCGCCTCCGAGTCCGACCTGGAAGAGCATCTCGAACTCCGCGAGGAGGCCTTAGAGCGCGACCACCGGAAGATCGGCCAGGAGATGAACCTCTTCTCGATCCCGACGGTGACCGGGCCGGGGCTCCCGCTGTACCACCCGCCGGGGAAGACCGTCCTCCGCGAGCTGTCGAACTTCGCGAACGAGCTCAACCGTGCGCAGGGGTACGAGGAGGTCGAGACGCCCCACGTGTTCCGGACGGAGCTGTGGAAGCAGTCCGGCCACTACGAGAACTACAAAGACGACATGTTCCTCCTCGACGTCAACGACGAGGAGTACGGCCTGAAGCCGATGAACTGTCCGGGCCACGCGACCATCTTCGACCAGCAGTCGTGGTCGTACCGCGACCTGCCGCAGCGCTACTTCGAGAACGGGAAGGTGTACCGGAAAGAGCAGCGCGGCGAGCTCTCCGGACTCTCGCGCGTCTGGTCGTTCACCATCGACGACGGCCACCTGTTCGTCCGCCCGGACCAGATCCGTCAGGAGATCGAGGCCGTCATCGAGATGATCTTCGAGGTCGTCGAGACGCTGGACTTGGACGTCGAGGTCGCGCTCGCGACCCGCCCCGACAAGTCCGTCGGCGGCGACGAGATCTGGGAGTCCGCGGAAGAACAGCTCCGAGACGTGCTCGAATCCGGCGGCTACGACTACGACGTCGAGCCGGGCGACGGCGCCTTCTACGGCCCGAAGATCGACTTCGGCTTCGAGGACGCGCTGGGCCGCGTCTGGGACGGCCCGACCGTCCAGCTCGACTTCAACATGCCCGAGCGGTTCGATCTCACCTACACGGGCGAGGACAACGAGGACCACCAGCCGGTGATGATCCACCGCGCGCTGTACGGCAGTTACGAGCGCTTCTTCATGGTCCTCATCGAGCACTTCGACGGCGACTTTCCGCTCTGGCTCGCGCCCGAGCAGGTCCGCATCCTCCCCGTCTCCGACGAGACGCTCGGCTACGCGCACCGCGTGAAAAACGAGCTGGAGTCCGCCGGCTTCCGCGTCGAGGTCGAGGACCGCGACTGGACCGTCGGCCGCAAGATCCGCGCCGGCCACGACGACCGGCTCCCCTACATGGTCGTCGTCGGCGAGGACGAGCAGGAGGCCGGCACCGTGTCGGTCCGCGACCGCTTCGAGAACCAGCGTGGGGACGTCGACCTCGACGCCTTCCGCGACCACCTCGTCGACGAGCGCGACGAGAAGCGAACGACTCCCGACTTCATCGACGCCGAGTAA
- a CDS encoding class I SAM-dependent methyltransferase, whose amino-acid sequence MTDAFGRAIFDHHRGERDAPLLHRDGDETVEHPIEAFYFTEFDPGADATHEWLASWLHGPLVDLGAGTGRHALYFQERFETVALEPSPALVETMRDRGVEDAREGDMFALREQFSRDRFGSALANGTQLGLAGSMRGLSAFLGDLGYVTTPDATAVVDCYDPTHPATADLVGYRADPTPGLAHRVMFFEYEGETNPILQLRLFSPDRLREAAVGTGWEVADVVRGSEGNEYHYRAALRKR is encoded by the coding sequence ATGACCGACGCGTTCGGGCGCGCGATCTTCGACCACCACCGGGGCGAGCGGGACGCGCCGCTCTTACACCGGGACGGCGACGAGACCGTCGAACATCCCATCGAGGCGTTCTACTTCACCGAGTTCGACCCGGGCGCGGACGCGACCCACGAGTGGCTCGCCTCGTGGCTTCACGGGCCGCTCGTCGACCTCGGCGCCGGGACGGGTCGCCACGCGCTGTACTTCCAAGAGCGGTTCGAGACGGTCGCGCTCGAACCGAGCCCCGCGCTCGTCGAGACGATGCGCGACCGCGGCGTCGAGGACGCCCGCGAGGGGGACATGTTCGCGCTCCGCGAGCAGTTCTCGCGCGACCGGTTCGGCTCCGCGCTCGCGAACGGGACCCAGCTCGGCCTCGCGGGGTCGATGCGCGGCCTCTCCGCGTTCCTCGGCGATCTCGGGTACGTGACGACGCCCGACGCGACCGCGGTCGTCGACTGTTACGACCCGACTCACCCCGCGACGGCCGACCTCGTGGGCTACCGGGCGGACCCGACGCCGGGGCTCGCACACCGGGTCATGTTCTTCGAGTACGAGGGCGAGACGAACCCGATCCTCCAGCTTCGGCTCTTCAGTCCGGACCGGCTCCGCGAGGCCGCCGTCGGGACCGGCTGGGAGGTCGCGGACGTCGTTCGCGGCAGCGAGGGGAACGAGTACCACTACCGCGCCGCGCTCCGGAAGCGGTAG
- a CDS encoding CoA-binding protein has translation MPLTDDEDLDRLLDADTVAVIGCSTTPGKAAHDVPAYLQRNGYRVIPVNPFADEILGEPAVDRLADVDADVDLVNVFRPSEEVPEILDAVRERHGARGDAAAAWLQLGISHDEAAENAEADGVEVVQDRCMKVEHGRLRG, from the coding sequence ATGCCCCTCACCGACGACGAGGACCTCGACCGACTGTTAGACGCCGACACCGTCGCCGTGATCGGCTGCTCGACGACGCCCGGCAAGGCCGCCCACGACGTGCCGGCGTACCTCCAGCGGAACGGGTATCGGGTGATCCCGGTGAACCCGTTCGCCGACGAGATCCTCGGTGAACCCGCGGTCGATCGGCTCGCCGACGTGGACGCCGATGTCGACTTGGTGAACGTCTTCCGCCCGAGCGAGGAGGTGCCGGAGATACTCGACGCCGTCCGCGAGCGACACGGAGCGCGTGGCGACGCGGCGGCGGCTTGGCTCCAACTCGGGATCAGTCACGACGAGGCGGCCGAGAACGCCGAGGCAGACGGGGTCGAGGTGGTACAGGATCGCTGTATGAAAGTCGAACACGGGCGGCTTCGCGGGTAG